The nucleotide window CACTAGGTGATAAAGTTGGTTCTACTGTTACTAGGACTACAGGTCATAaagaacacattacacattgattAGTACAAATTTTGTTgcaacttaaaaatagaaaattaaagaaaacattctttttgttaCAAGTCATCTAAGTTTATTGGTTGAGATAAGATTAAAACCAATCCAAGCTGATATGAGATTCCATTCTATGTGTATTtgatgtggtgttaaaatgagcttttagtgaagcttaattttgtttgttgattttgtttgtattttgagtttttacatgacaaactgtttaaactattgagttgatgtggaaatattttatttgggtgattcttttctttttgaactttttgttttgttgcttttaagatCAAGATGCAAGACAGAGTGTTAATGGCTAAAACGATTACATAATTAGGAATAGGAATGCTGTAGGAGACATAACTCAGAAGGAGAGATGCAGTAGCAATAATACAGTGTCCATAGCATTAAGGATATTAAGACTACTctaagattttgttttaatttgtgcagAAACATAACCCGTAATGTAAACTGAAGCTTGGAGGAGATAAGTTCCAAAACTAGTTTCTCTTTAGAATGTTTGAGGATTTTATAGAGTTAAAccagcaagaaagaaagaaatgttatttgagtGACATGAGTGACATACACTGAATGagtattgataaaagaaaagataatgctttttggagttctgttttgtgccacacagtgcctcgtagtgtcagaaccaggtccatctcgctcctccagctgcgggatcagagacaaactggacCAGAAGACCAGCAACAACCATCACAGCACCTCAGACCACAGCACAGCTGAAGACCATAAAGCTTTATGGTCTGGCTGCGATTTTTGGCCAAAAGTGACTTGAAAGTGgaccagggccaaatgtttgaTAATATTTACAACATCTGTGAGTGTGCTGTGCTGGACCATGGAGCAAGGAGTGAGGTCTGCATACTCTGGCTGGGGCCTTGCTGATGCTAAGGTGAGAGGGCTCTCCAGGGGTCAACCATGTGGCCTGCTACACCATAAACAAAAGACTGAGATACAGACCAACGATGAGAAGATGGACTgagaaggagaaggggggagCAAGAGACCGTCCTGGTTCTGGTACTTCGGATGCACAAGTGAAGGGCAGGTTGTACGTACAGACTCTcaatctaaaaacaaacacacataaaatactgggaacaaCAACTTATACTCTGCAAATTAGGTAAAGTTCatgtaaacagacatgtttaaagGGTTAAGACATGTCTCAAAGGTATAAGCAATTTGgtagggaaaattacattttgtagggccttataaattttgtaacattatTCATTAAATTTCCTGTTATAGTTCCAAGCAAGATCGGTGACAACTAGGTTAATACAGATGGATTAATcataatcctcacattttcaatgaagtgttaaaagatgatttggtaGGAATAGATCCAGTATTGCAAAGTACTGTGATTTAATGTGTACATAGATCTGTCCACAGGATGAGTAAACATTAGTCTCACAGAGTGAGATAAAAAAGGGGGAGTTCAAAACTCCATGCCTTATTCCGGGGTGCTCCATGATTAATGCTGGGACgttgtcatttcattgtgttCACTGAATAGGATTTCCATAAAGGTGGTGTTGCGAAAGCTTAGACCAGAAGAGGGAAATGttgaaaattttaaatgttgtatgtgcttaaacataGTGTGcgatttacattatacattcaagtcaaaaggtaaagcattatttcagcataaatgaagacatgttggtcatgagttaagtttgttgtcataaggatatagtttgtttgttacattaaggtgttttgcaatacttctgttttataatataagatgctctgttacattttgttataatccagctctacaaatatgtcagaagcagaattgattgttagggattgttgagttgtaaaaaagttaaaatgtctgaaggtaccagattagaaaattatgcatccactgtcccctggggttttagtctaggctaaaacaatacaatgttgattggactatgttgataGAGTTTCATCCCCACTGGTCTTTCCTGAAATGAGGGTCATAAACCCTCCGCCACATTCCAATTGAGAGACTGCAACCTGGTTGAATTTGTATCAGTTCATATGTGtatgcgcgtgtgtgtttgtatgtttacagTAGGGAGAGTAAGATGATATCAGAAGGCGAAGAGATGGAGGATAATTATCTTGTATATTGTAGacgaatagacacacacacacacatacacaccactgtggccaagagaccccaccctttgtgaataagaccaggggggaCCAGGTGTCCAATAGGGCAACATTGAGAGTTAGGATTCACACCTTTGCAGGTGTGAAAAGGGGGATATACGttttttaccatattaaacttttgctgcacgtttttatactaaaatgaattctaaaaggtttttcacaCAGTTCCTTGTTTACAGTAGGATTTGCACCAAGCAGGTGCAAAAAGGGGgatttgtgggaaattatactcaggtattgtgaattattgtgagaaattgtactcaggtattgttatcatatttagacactgtgaatgaacttatgcataagctaatgaaacaaaactcatatcagacattaagtgaaggagaaaatgtactgttgcttggcatccaggtgggggcgacACCGTGTTGgtataacattacattttacaagagaaccggatgcagtatggccagaaagccacgtgttcactcaCAATGGAGGCGGACAAAAGGGTCCTCCACAGGAAGGACCCCtaatacgcacgcacacagacacgttGCCAAAGACTGTAAACAGGAAGCCGCGCccacccacccagccaatagaaatactgaTGTTAAGGtgatatgacccgccttgtgatgcttttgacCAATAGGGCTCCTTAAGAGAACCCCGTATATAAGGCAAGGTACGCCATTGTTTCAGTGCCTTTGTTgtgaacctctgagctagtcatgttccatagagacccgtgcacgtaattattgtccggaatgcattgctctgtttttattaataaatcgttttggtatacttaatcaaagctagagtgattccttagctacttgagtcccgacgtttggaccctccaagtggaattcgcaacacgACAAACAGTGGTCATCCAGCGGAATCACAGCCTTGCACACTTCCAACACAATCAATcgtctcttctgtctctgtgtggtcTTCTAGTGTTAGATTAGTGTTTTGGTATTGTagtgtctgtccgtctgtctgtctgtctgtctgtctctctctctctctctctctctctctctctctctctctctacctttttgtctctgtgttccaGTTACCCGTGATTTCTGTTTTTGACTTCCACTACATTGAGCGTTACTTTGCCCGCTGTATTCAGGACTCCTTTTGATTTTATAGTATTAAACCCTCATGATCACGTCTCTTCATTTGGGTCCGACATTCTCCTCTAACAAAATATGTTCCGGTTAtgacataaaaatgaatgacttgAAGGTTGGGGTTCCTGGAAGATAGTTGCATGTTCTGCCGTTATAGTTGCCAGGTGGGGTGGTAGTCTAGCTGCTTAAGGGGACGTGCTGTGGGCTTACATGATGCTTCACGTAAGGTAAGGAGCGGCGTTCAGAACAGTGTGCTGGGGCTGGGCAGAGCCGTGTCACATTAACGTTTGTCTTACCAATACCAGTTAATCaatattttgttgtgtttttcggTAATTATAACTGAACCAAATGtttcaaaaagcaaaacatgttTATTACACATTTACAACCAGACAAACTTGACACACAGCGCTGAACTGCATCTCAGATTAATCTTTAACATctaggtatatatatatatatatatattactatcTCTCACTGAAGATCCCCTGAAACAGTGGTCTTAAATGTACGGTGGCCTTGAAGGTCAAAACATAAAAGTATTtcagaaaacagaacattttagaaaacaaaacactttaacATTTAAGTAAGTAAGCAAGTAAGATGTCAAAAGACAAGCCTGCTCATTGTCTTTCATCACTAAAGCTAAAGGCTCCTAGCTGCTTTGAggtcaagagaaaaaaaatgtaaaaagcggcttcacaataaaaaatatctataatagaaaaaaagaaaacatcactcaaagtacatacagtacatagaaaCAGAGCTACAGTATAAAGAGCAAGCACAAAGAAACACTGTATACACTGAGTCAAGGTTTTTTACTGCAAGCCACAAACATCCAGTCGTGTGCAGCATCAGTTCACTAAAAGAACTAATAATAACACATTCAAATGAATTCAACAGTAATCACAAAATCACAATCTCCTGTAACACACCTATGCTGGCATACTTCACATATCCAatacaaatgaaaatgaaaatgctgGTAAAGATTTAGGATTAAAAGCACTCTCCCTTCCTGCATACATTATGATGGTTGTTTATGTAAAATAAGAATCATACATAGACTAGGGATTGGGATGTTCTCAAAGCTAAAATCCAATAACACGGCTGCACACACTGCCAACACCAACGCAGGACACATTGGAGTTACACCACACCAGGGCCGTAACGAAACACACCTTAACACACAGAGCAAGCAACACAAAAGATTTAGATAATAAAGACATAATAAATTTCCTTTAAGATAACATGACGTCTTTGGAGTTAGGAGATTAACACAGAAAGCAAGACAACATTCAGAAAGGTTTGTTGTGTGAATGACACATACTAGTTTTGTATAATTTGTAAAAGTGCTATAATGAAGTGATGGCTCTGAAGGGAAGATGTGACGTCGCTGTGTGAACCACAACGTTTTTTGTAATGGGATCTCTTCATTGAGATATGACTGACAAGTGTTAAGCTTTCCGTCTGTAAGCCGACAGCAGAGCCCGTAGCCACGGGGATCTCGTCCAGAACTACTGCCTATGTCCCACTTTTAATCATAAACAACTGATCTATTCAGAAAATCTAATTTGTAATGTATGCAATCAGAAACAAGTGACAATACACACTTCCCAAAATGCACATGGAAAGCCTTTTTCATCAGACCTCCCCTGCCTCCTAAATGGCTCTTCTTCAAAGCCCAGACCTCCAGTTTGGAACAGTTTGCAGTCTCATGCTCAAGATAATTCtaccacacatttttttattgtccttGCAGAGCAAAAGAGAGCTATCTCAGTAAGCTGAGTCGCTAGTAGTCCTTTTacaaggaagaaaaagacaTACGTTTATTAATCTtgcaaggggaaattcacatttagactcacaaatacacacacatgctcaggaggACCTACACTGTAATTGGAGAGATGACAATGAGAGTGAGGGGGCTGAAAATTGCTTCTTTGAAAATGCAATTACcttaatgacaaataaattctAGGTTTCTTGAAAAAAGAGTGATGTTATTTTCCTGGAAAGTAATCATTTTAAATATCACAGAAAAACCCATTCCCAGTCCCGCCGATGCACTTTATTCTTATATAAAAAGACCAGGGACAAAGAGAGTACTCGGATGTTGGTAATGATGCTGGCTCGCATCAAGCATCAAACACTCAGCAGGGGGGCCGgcgtctccctttgagatggGGTGAGTAGCTCAGCCATCCGTGGGGGggtcggagtagagccgctgctccttcacattaaaaggagccagttgaggtggttcgggcgtctggtaaggatgcctcctggggggttctctagggaggtggtccaggcatgtccagctgggaggaggcctcgtgcccccgcgacccgacccCGGATAAGCTGgatggaagatggatggatgggtggatggatgggttaaaataaatgattgcttacttatttttttccacttaaAGGTGTCATGGTTGTCCATTATTCTGATAAGCCAGGTGTTATTTATTGTGTACACTAATGGAAACTAAAGGTTGTAGTTTATGGTACTTTATAATGTGTAATAACCTAGGAGAGCTGACACTGACCTTTGTACATCTGCCAAGTTGTGGAGGTAGATTTTCTTCATTATTGTTTACGCCCTTGGCCCTTTGCATCCATTTTTTATCTCATTTTTGATCTTGTGATCTTTACACATTTCGATTTCAAACGATTCCCGATGCATCCTTCCATCCCTAGCCGTGTGGGGGAAGTTACTTAAAAAAGGAATGGATTACATATTACTGGTTATTTAAGTTATGCTTTACTTTCTACATTACTCACTGCtgaaagtaactagttacaCTACTAGTACATAACTCCTGGATTACTCTGTAACATCCCCTGAGATACACCATAACTTACTTGCCAAATAACAACCACATATGACCAGTCAACACAAACCCTTATTATAATATGGACATCCACGAGATCCTCTTTTATGCTCTTATATACCACAAAGCTGTCAACATTTGTTCAGAAACAAGGCGACAGTACTGGCATCCGTCCGCTCTTCATTACCTGCCACCCCCCCGTCACACGGGCAACATTTCCTGTTAAGCAAACACGCATTAAAAGGgatgtttgatttgtttttctctcctccagttATGCAGCTAGTTGAAGAACCAGTAACAATCCCTAGTCACCATAATTGAAAACAGGAACCACATTACACATGCAACATCAGGTGATGATAATGGATTCTTCCCTTGGACCATAAGCACCAGACCAAGCCTTTGTTTGGATCATTTCTGGGTAACACTGCTAGTTCTCCCACGCCTGATACACTGAAGGAGCCAGGGAACTGGCCCTCTCTGAATCCTCAACATTAGGGTCCTTCTTATGTACAGCTGTCATTTCTAACGCTCGATCTGAGGGACTTCTCTCTGGGTGgaccaccacacaccccaccttTACACTCCTATTCACCTCTGCTGTTTCCTGCAACTTGTTGTCGCTATGGACTCGATGTCTCATCCCCAAGACAAGATGGCTGTGATTGTTAGCGGCATCTCTGAAGTCAGTACCTTCCCCAGGTGCTTGCATGGACCTGTCTTTCCTGCTCCACTTGGCCCTCCTCCACAGCTGGCACTGAATGAGGCAACAAAAAGGCCTGGACTTGCACACCGCCTGGAAGCCCCTCCTAAAGTTCTCATTGTAGTAGCCGTAGATGATGGGGTTGACGCTGGAGTTGGAGAAAGCAAGCCAGTGAGCAAAGGGAAAGATGTAGCTGGTCAGAAGGTCCAGCTGGTCTCTGTCAAAGCCTGCGTAGTCAGCCATCATCATCAGGGTCCACAGTGGCAACCAGGACAGCATGAAGAGCAAAGCCACCAGGATGAGCATCTTTATCACCTTGATCTTTTTGGGGGAAATCATTGGCTGACCAGCCCTTCGGCCCCCAGCCCGGACTCGGGCCAGCGTTGGCTCTGTGTTCACCACCACAGAAGAACACAGTTTGCCCCCGATGCTTCCGTACATCACTGTGATGACAGTGAGCGGCACCAGGTAGATGTGAGCAAACAGAACCGCAGTGTAGACCTTTCTCATCTGAGGGTTGGCGAAGTTTTCGTAGCAGGTGTACAGGGGGGAGGTGTGGTTGAAGTCCTCATTGTACACCATGTAGTGGAAAGGAACTTCCTCCACAGTCAGGGCCACGGCAGCAGGACACATGATCCCCGCGGCTAGCAACCAGATCAACACGATGGCTGCCTTGGCAACAAGCACAGTCGGCTTGGCTTGGAGAGGGTACACTATGCAGCGAAACCTGCAGTAGATAAGTAAAACATTACCGCAAATTAGTTATATGGCTAGACATAATCAAAAAAGGAATATTTACTAGAGCTAGAGCTTTAACTAAGGATGCCTGGAACTCATAACTTAATCATCTTCcaattgttttttacattaattattGACCTGAAatattgtacagacattcagGGTCATAAAACATATTGAATTTTATCCCAATAagactaaaagtaaaaaaaaaatcagacagaagaatcaaaaatgtaaaccaaaaagcaagaaaacattGTACAACATTGTACATCTCTCGAGTACAAAAATGATATGATACATAATCTCAAGCACAGTAGAGAACTATTGATCAGTATTGTGAAATGctaaagtcagaaaaaggtagGATATATTGCCATAAACACATTTGTGATAACATAAAAATCAACATTGTGATTATAAGTGCATGAATGAAATGATCCATCATAAATGAGGAAGATATTAATTACATTCTCTAGAGTCTCtacagtctgctgctgtgtcCATATCATCAGGCTCTATTCCAGtatatggacacacacacacacacacacacaccatatacacacacacacacacacacgcatacacatatacacacacacacacacgcaacgcacatatacacacacacgcacacaccacacatatacacacacacgcacacacacgcacacacacacacacacacacacacacacacacacacacacacacacacatagtgggTCTCAAGTGGGTCTGGCTCTTCTTGAATTTCTAAACAAAGGTAATGGCGGCTCATTTGGAATccgatctcatattttactaaaatagttcacgAAACATGTTTCTAGGAACATTTTAAGGAGAAATAGGCCATATAGTAGcagaatctgtcttcatttccgATGGACATAGGTCAGTTTGAAAGACTTTTGTCTACTTCTATTGAACAGCCGCATCAAGTTCAACGGATTCATTTGCATAAAGACGGGCAGCGCCGCCTTCAAACCCCCGCCCACACTAACCTTTCAACAGCTATGGCCGCCAGGGTGAAGActgatgcagaaacagacatgcCCTGCACCAAGCCGCTCATCTTGCACACAGCGTTGGGAAAGGGCCAACCTGTAAAAGATATCCAGTAAGTCCAAACACGGTGTGTAATGTGAGGGTAGTGACTCCCACTGATGAACCACGGAGCTTCATCACACTCTGCAGAGCGTTTACGGTCTTATAGGTCAATGTCAAGGTCGTACCTGGGACAAAACATCTTAATCCCTGAAAGTCAGCCTCCAACAACTTGGAGGGCTTGTTTCTGTTGGACATCCCAAAAACCAGTCTTTGTAGTATAAATTTGTCCGCTAAATCTGTAATTTTCCTCATCTGACAATCTCTGAGCAAGCTACTGATCACCAACATCAGCCAACGCTTTTTAACACTTTGATGGAACTAAACTTGACACTTTC belongs to Etheostoma spectabile isolate EspeVRDwgs_2016 chromosome 5, UIUC_Espe_1.0, whole genome shotgun sequence and includes:
- the npffr1l2 gene encoding neuropeptide FF receptor 1 like 2; the protein is MEGLTEMGEEGVELAGSATTAAVMNTSLDGASNTTNITFFPYYQHSLYVAASYILAYFLIFLLCIIGNTLVCLIVLANHRMRTVTNLFILNLAISDLLVGIFCIPTTLVDHLITGWPFPNAVCKMSGLVQGMSVSASVFTLAAIAVERFRCIVYPLQAKPTVLVAKAAIVLIWLLAAGIMCPAAVALTVEEVPFHYMVYNEDFNHTSPLYTCYENFANPQMRKVYTAVLFAHIYLVPLTVITVMYGSIGGKLCSSVVVNTEPTLARVRAGGRRAGQPMISPKKIKVIKMLILVALLFMLSWLPLWTLMMMADYAGFDRDQLDLLTSYIFPFAHWLAFSNSSVNPIIYGYYNENFRRGFQAVCKSRPFCCLIQCQLWRRAKWSRKDRSMQAPGEGTDFRDAANNHSHLVLGMRHRVHSDNKLQETAEVNRSVKVGCVVVHPERSPSDRALEMTAVHKKDPNVEDSERASSLAPSVYQAWEN